A single window of Halodesulfovibrio marinisediminis DSM 17456 DNA harbors:
- a CDS encoding DegQ family serine endoprotease has protein sequence MTIRNRLFFLPIFVLVFTLTTLPALADLPNFTELAKKAGPAVVNISTQKKVVIPQQKPGMPKFFDENGPRTPFDDFFKQFERYFKDGQRRPNPEPQRSLGSGFILSKDGYIATNNHVVDGADKIRVNILDDNGDYESYEAKIVGTDPLTDLALLKIETKRDLPTLELADFSKVEVGQWVLAIGNPFGLDHTVTSGIVSALGRNISNNPYDNFLQTDASINPGNSGGPLLNLKGEVIGINTAIIAHGQGIGFAIPSSTVKDIITKLKSDKKIRRGWIGVSITNVDPNMAQALGLNEAEGAFIAQVVPGEPAAKAGLLEGDIILAVNGEPVADSTELIRVVSALAPGTTAKFTVFRKDKNITINVKLGERGAEGQKQPSEKGQPAPDTDIKDLGLTITPLNVDAARSLGIKDIKGLLITNVAPESPASRAELHAGDVILEANLTPVNTVKEFQKILKTQGEKRGAMLLKIVRQQQIMFRTMTLEK, from the coding sequence ATGACGATTCGTAACAGGCTATTTTTTCTTCCTATTTTTGTATTAGTTTTTACACTAACAACTCTCCCTGCACTGGCGGATTTACCTAACTTTACTGAGTTAGCTAAAAAAGCAGGCCCTGCTGTTGTTAACATCAGCACCCAGAAAAAGGTGGTAATTCCACAACAAAAGCCGGGCATGCCAAAATTCTTCGACGAAAATGGACCACGCACCCCGTTCGATGACTTCTTCAAACAGTTCGAACGCTACTTCAAAGACGGTCAGCGTCGTCCTAATCCGGAACCCCAACGTTCACTCGGTTCCGGTTTCATCCTCTCTAAGGACGGCTACATCGCAACAAATAACCACGTTGTGGATGGTGCAGACAAAATTAGAGTAAACATTCTGGATGACAACGGAGACTACGAGTCCTACGAGGCAAAAATTGTCGGTACCGACCCGTTAACCGACCTTGCGCTGTTAAAAATCGAAACCAAACGCGATCTTCCTACCCTTGAACTCGCAGATTTCTCCAAGGTAGAAGTCGGACAGTGGGTTCTCGCAATCGGTAACCCATTCGGTCTCGACCACACCGTTACCAGCGGTATTGTCAGTGCGCTCGGTCGTAACATCAGCAACAACCCTTACGACAACTTCCTACAGACAGACGCATCTATTAACCCTGGTAACTCCGGTGGTCCGCTTCTTAACCTCAAAGGCGAAGTAATCGGCATCAACACTGCCATCATCGCACACGGTCAGGGCATCGGCTTTGCCATTCCAAGCTCAACCGTTAAAGATATCATTACCAAGCTTAAGTCAGACAAAAAAATCCGTCGCGGTTGGATTGGTGTTTCCATCACCAACGTAGACCCTAACATGGCACAGGCTCTTGGTCTCAATGAGGCTGAAGGCGCGTTTATCGCTCAAGTTGTACCGGGGGAACCAGCTGCAAAAGCCGGTCTTCTCGAAGGTGACATCATCTTAGCGGTTAATGGCGAACCGGTTGCCGACTCTACAGAGCTTATCCGCGTTGTATCCGCACTCGCACCGGGTACCACTGCGAAGTTCACCGTATTCCGTAAGGACAAAAACATCACCATCAACGTAAAACTCGGTGAGCGTGGTGCCGAAGGTCAAAAGCAGCCTTCTGAGAAGGGTCAACCAGCTCCAGACACTGATATTAAAGATCTCGGCCTCACCATCACTCCTCTCAATGTTGATGCCGCACGAAGCCTCGGTATTAAAGACATAAAAGGTCTGCTGATTACTAACGTAGCCCCAGAAAGTCCTGCATCACGCGCAGAACTTCACGCAGGTGACGTTATCCTCGAAGCAAACCTTACTCCTGTAAATACAGTCAAAGAGTTCCAAAAAATTCTGAAAACACAAGGCGAAAAACGCGGAGCCATGCTCCTCAAAATCGTTCGTCAGCAACAGATTATGTTTAGAACCATGACTCTGGAAAAATAA
- a CDS encoding 2-oxoacid:acceptor oxidoreductase subunit alpha produces MSTLDRTIIIAGAAGQGLVTVGELLSKILTRAGYEVFATQYYMSRIRGGHNSFRIRISDTPKFAPADQCDLLFAFNQDAVAQFFEMLHDGGTIILSDKLDSMNKQCVSIPFDRLASNPLYENVIALGVLCSLLGLDSALPEQLLKERFASKGEAVVKENIAALKGAYEWSLDHTHKCSQLPSMHLHPERILINGNTSIALGAMAAGVRFCTFYPMTPGSSVAQTLINHSQEMGVVVEQVEDEIAALNMALGASYAGAPVIVPTSGGGFALMTEGVSLAGVMEQPIVIVVAQRPGPATGMPTRTAQGDLLFTMFGGHGEFPRIILAPSSVEECFEMGHRAISCAEKYQTPVIILTDQFLADGLQSLEAYDMHKLPKVCKPDYTDTHPDDYRRYNLTNSGISPRRLPGFGKSIVLVDSHAHNERGNITESKQLRNAMVEKMLLKESCIRKDVLPPRYYGADHPDRLLICWGSTVGAVRDAAEIMKERGEKVAVLSFSQVWPLEVEQFMPYLESAKERVCIEGNSNAQFAWLLKGLTCVPIQKIVSRYDGRPLTAGYIISNMYEE; encoded by the coding sequence TTGTCCACACTCGACAGAACGATAATTATCGCTGGAGCAGCTGGTCAGGGACTGGTTACTGTTGGCGAACTGCTCAGTAAAATTTTGACTCGTGCTGGGTATGAAGTTTTTGCCACTCAGTATTATATGTCTCGAATTCGCGGTGGTCATAACTCTTTCAGAATCCGAATCAGTGACACACCGAAGTTCGCGCCGGCTGATCAATGTGATCTCTTGTTTGCATTTAATCAGGATGCAGTCGCACAGTTTTTTGAAATGCTGCATGATGGCGGAACTATTATATTAAGCGATAAGCTTGATTCCATGAATAAACAATGCGTAAGCATTCCTTTCGATAGACTTGCCTCTAACCCTTTATATGAAAATGTTATTGCGCTTGGCGTACTGTGTTCCTTGCTCGGCTTGGATAGTGCGTTGCCTGAACAGTTGCTAAAGGAGCGCTTCGCCTCCAAGGGAGAGGCGGTCGTTAAAGAAAATATTGCGGCTCTTAAGGGTGCTTATGAGTGGAGCTTGGACCATACACACAAGTGTTCTCAGTTACCGTCAATGCATCTGCATCCAGAACGTATTCTCATTAATGGAAATACTAGTATTGCACTTGGTGCAATGGCGGCAGGGGTCCGTTTTTGTACGTTCTACCCAATGACACCGGGCTCATCTGTAGCACAGACGCTTATTAACCATTCTCAGGAAATGGGTGTGGTGGTTGAGCAGGTTGAAGATGAAATTGCCGCGTTGAATATGGCGCTTGGTGCATCCTATGCTGGTGCCCCTGTCATTGTTCCAACATCCGGTGGTGGATTTGCCCTTATGACAGAAGGTGTTAGTCTTGCGGGTGTTATGGAGCAGCCGATTGTAATCGTTGTTGCCCAACGTCCCGGTCCCGCAACCGGTATGCCTACTCGCACGGCCCAAGGGGATTTGCTGTTCACCATGTTCGGTGGGCACGGTGAGTTCCCGCGTATCATTTTGGCTCCAAGTTCTGTAGAAGAATGTTTTGAAATGGGACACCGTGCTATCAGCTGTGCTGAAAAGTATCAGACTCCGGTTATCATTCTTACAGACCAGTTTTTAGCGGATGGTCTGCAAAGTCTTGAAGCATACGACATGCATAAGCTTCCGAAGGTGTGTAAGCCGGATTACACAGATACTCACCCTGATGATTACAGACGGTATAATTTGACAAACAGCGGTATATCGCCACGAAGGCTCCCTGGATTCGGCAAGTCCATTGTGCTGGTAGATAGTCATGCGCATAACGAACGCGGTAACATTACGGAAAGCAAGCAGTTGCGTAATGCTATGGTAGAAAAAATGTTGCTGAAGGAATCTTGTATCCGCAAGGATGTTCTTCCACCGCGTTATTATGGCGCTGACCATCCTGACAGGCTGTTAATATGCTGGGGGTCCACAGTAGGGGCGGTACGCGACGCTGCTGAGATTATGAAAGAGCGTGGCGAAAAAGTCGCAGTACTAAGCTTTTCACAAGTGTGGCCGTTGGAGGTGGAGCAGTTTATGCCGTATTTGGAAAGCGCTAAAGAACGTGTATGCATTGAAGGAAACTCCAATGCCCAGTTTGCTTGGCTTCTTAAAGGGCTCACCTGCGTTCCTATTCAAAAGATAGTCAGCAGATACGACGGGCGTCCATTAACTGCGGGTTACATTATCAGTAATATGTACGAGGAGTAG
- a CDS encoding 2-oxoacid:ferredoxin oxidoreductase subunit beta, giving the protein MGDINEYGNYNEAWCPGCGNFDILQALKQTLAELDIPPHKAAIISGIGQAAKMPHYITANGFNGLHGRALSAAQAVKIVNPELTVLVTSGDGCTYAEGGNHFLAAIRRNVDMVAIVHDNQVYGLTKGQASPTTQEGQITKAQPFGVTNAPFNPVGVAVVMRANFVARAFSGNVPHLVETIKAAIAHPGFALVDVLQPCVSFNKVNTFGWYKKRCYELGEDYDPTNREKAIQKADEFSDKIPIGVLYTNNRPAYGGHLPKDLTYPLGTEMVDSEAFDQVVKKYS; this is encoded by the coding sequence ATGGGCGATATTAACGAGTACGGTAATTACAATGAAGCCTGGTGCCCCGGCTGCGGTAACTTCGATATTCTGCAAGCTCTGAAGCAGACCTTGGCTGAACTTGATATTCCGCCGCACAAAGCCGCGATCATTTCCGGTATCGGTCAAGCTGCAAAGATGCCGCACTATATAACTGCCAACGGTTTTAACGGGTTGCACGGCAGGGCACTCTCTGCGGCTCAGGCTGTAAAGATTGTTAATCCGGAGCTGACTGTTCTTGTAACAAGCGGGGATGGTTGTACATATGCCGAGGGCGGTAATCATTTTCTTGCTGCTATCAGGCGTAATGTGGATATGGTCGCAATTGTGCACGATAATCAGGTGTACGGACTTACTAAAGGACAGGCCAGCCCAACAACACAGGAAGGGCAGATCACCAAAGCGCAGCCATTTGGCGTAACAAATGCGCCATTCAATCCGGTGGGAGTCGCGGTTGTCATGCGTGCAAACTTTGTAGCCCGTGCTTTCTCAGGTAACGTGCCCCATTTGGTGGAAACGATTAAAGCAGCTATAGCGCATCCGGGCTTCGCTCTCGTGGATGTGCTTCAACCGTGTGTTTCTTTCAACAAGGTGAACACCTTTGGTTGGTACAAAAAACGCTGCTACGAGTTAGGTGAAGATTACGATCCGACAAACAGAGAGAAAGCGATTCAAAAAGCTGATGAGTTCAGCGATAAGATTCCGATTGGAGTTTTGTACACTAATAATCGTCCAGCCTATGGCGGACATTTACCGAAAGATCTTACCTATCCGCTCGGTACTGAAATGGTAGACAGTGAGGCTTTCGATCAGGTCGTGAAGAAGTATTCTTAA
- the hslU gene encoding ATP-dependent protease ATPase subunit HslU has product MLTPREIVSELDKYIIGQHGAKRMVAVAMRNRWRRQQIDPSLRDEIAPKNIIMMGPTGVGKTEIARRLAKLSASPFVKVEATKFTEVGYVGRDVESMVRDLMELGVALVRDEETTRVRAQAETNAEERLLDLLLPGSAPKPIHDPITTFDTPTPETDKASSTREKMRKMFREGKLDDREVEMELEIAPQGIEVMAMPGMEDMGSQFKDLFSKAFPAKKKKKRMKIGDALPLLIEEEAARLVDEEKVTELAKERVEQSGIIFIDEIDKVASSQHGGKSADISREGVQRDLLPIVEGSVVNTKYGMVKTDHILFIGAGAFHHSKPADLIPELQGRFPLRAELTALGKEEFLRILKEPHNALTIQYTALLATEGVTITFAEDGLEEIASFAEMTNQETENIGARRLYTIMEKILSDISFEAPDRSGEEIVIDRAFVEKHLEDVREDRDLSRYIL; this is encoded by the coding sequence GTGCTTACACCACGTGAAATTGTATCCGAACTGGATAAATACATTATTGGACAGCATGGTGCGAAGCGCATGGTCGCAGTTGCTATGCGTAACCGCTGGCGCCGCCAGCAGATTGATCCGTCCCTTCGTGACGAGATTGCACCAAAGAATATTATCATGATGGGCCCTACTGGCGTTGGTAAAACTGAGATTGCCCGCCGTCTTGCGAAGCTTTCTGCTTCCCCGTTTGTAAAAGTAGAGGCAACCAAGTTCACAGAAGTCGGGTATGTTGGCCGTGACGTTGAGTCTATGGTTCGCGACCTGATGGAACTGGGCGTAGCTCTTGTACGCGACGAAGAAACTACTCGCGTTCGTGCTCAGGCAGAAACCAATGCAGAAGAACGTCTTCTCGACCTGCTTCTTCCGGGTTCTGCACCAAAGCCTATCCATGACCCGATTACCACCTTTGACACTCCTACTCCGGAAACTGACAAAGCAAGCTCTACCCGCGAGAAAATGCGTAAAATGTTCCGCGAAGGTAAGCTTGATGACCGTGAAGTAGAAATGGAGCTTGAAATTGCTCCTCAGGGTATCGAAGTAATGGCAATGCCAGGCATGGAAGACATGGGCAGCCAATTTAAAGATCTCTTCAGCAAAGCTTTCCCTGCTAAGAAAAAGAAAAAACGCATGAAGATTGGCGATGCACTGCCGCTTTTGATTGAAGAAGAAGCAGCACGCCTTGTTGATGAAGAGAAAGTCACAGAACTGGCAAAAGAACGTGTTGAACAGTCCGGTATTATCTTTATCGATGAAATCGACAAAGTTGCCAGCTCTCAGCACGGCGGCAAAAGTGCAGACATCTCCCGCGAAGGTGTTCAGCGCGACCTGCTCCCGATTGTTGAAGGCAGCGTTGTTAATACTAAATACGGTATGGTCAAAACTGACCACATTCTGTTCATTGGTGCGGGTGCATTCCACCACTCCAAGCCAGCAGACCTTATTCCAGAGTTGCAGGGTCGTTTCCCGCTGCGTGCAGAACTGACCGCACTGGGTAAAGAAGAGTTCTTACGAATTCTTAAAGAGCCTCACAACGCTCTTACTATTCAGTACACTGCGCTTCTGGCTACTGAAGGTGTAACCATCACCTTTGCCGAGGATGGTCTGGAAGAAATTGCATCTTTTGCAGAAATGACCAACCAGGAAACAGAAAATATCGGCGCGCGTCGTCTCTACACCATCATGGAAAAAATTCTGAGCGACATCTCTTTTGAAGCTCCAGACCGTTCCGGTGAAGAAATTGTTATCGACCGTGCATTTGTAGAAAAGCACTTAGAAGATGTTCGCGAGGATAGAGACCTGAGTCGCTACATTCTCTAA
- a CDS encoding winged helix-turn-helix transcriptional regulator, giving the protein MPEDRTHKISCSSYTYELEVAFEILSGKWVPQIIWHLSKGEKRFGQLRKLMPKVTQKMLTQQLRSLEKNGIINRKAYPEVPPVVEYSLTEIGEKLIPSFNSLDEWAVEYLKGREGQVE; this is encoded by the coding sequence ATGCCTGAAGATAGAACACATAAAATTAGTTGCAGCAGTTACACATACGAATTGGAAGTCGCATTTGAGATTCTTTCCGGTAAATGGGTTCCCCAGATCATCTGGCATCTTTCGAAAGGGGAAAAGCGGTTCGGGCAGTTAAGAAAATTAATGCCGAAGGTGACGCAAAAAATGCTGACACAACAGCTGCGCAGTCTGGAAAAGAACGGCATCATTAACAGAAAAGCGTATCCGGAAGTTCCACCAGTTGTAGAATATTCTCTTACCGAGATAGGGGAAAAGCTTATTCCGTCATTTAACAGCCTTGATGAGTGGGCTGTAGAGTACTTGAAAGGTCGTGAAGGACAAGTGGAGTAA
- the argB gene encoding acetylglutamate kinase, whose translation MKDYAKAQLTSRILIESLPYIKKFHGEIVVIKYGGHAMKDEELGRAFAQNIALLKYVGLRPVIVHGGGPQIGKMLEALNITCQFREGHRVTDDATMDVVEMVLVGKVNKEIVNKLNLSDCKAVGLSGKDGTLLRARKLQMVIDNQNKTPEIIDLGKVGEVVGVEVGLLKGLLSEGYTPVIAPVGVDDEGNTYNINADSVAGAVAGALQAKRLLLLTDVAGILDADKNLLEELTIKETLALFEDGTLQGGMIPKVKCCLEAINDGVGRATILDGRVENSVLLELFTDSGIGTQILGDK comes from the coding sequence ATGAAAGACTACGCTAAAGCACAGCTTACATCACGCATTCTTATTGAATCTCTTCCGTATATTAAAAAGTTTCATGGTGAAATTGTGGTCATTAAATACGGTGGCCACGCAATGAAGGACGAAGAGCTGGGTCGTGCATTTGCTCAGAACATCGCTCTTTTAAAGTACGTAGGATTAAGGCCGGTTATCGTACACGGCGGCGGTCCTCAGATTGGTAAGATGCTTGAAGCACTCAACATCACCTGCCAGTTCCGCGAAGGACATCGCGTAACTGACGACGCAACCATGGACGTTGTAGAAATGGTGCTCGTAGGCAAAGTAAACAAAGAGATTGTAAACAAGCTGAACTTGTCAGACTGCAAAGCTGTCGGGCTTTCCGGTAAAGACGGCACACTCCTTCGCGCTCGCAAGCTGCAAATGGTTATCGACAATCAGAACAAAACACCGGAGATCATTGATCTCGGTAAGGTTGGCGAAGTTGTGGGCGTTGAAGTTGGTCTGCTGAAAGGTCTTCTTTCTGAAGGCTACACTCCGGTAATCGCCCCAGTTGGCGTGGATGATGAAGGAAACACCTACAACATCAACGCAGACTCCGTAGCAGGTGCTGTCGCAGGCGCACTGCAAGCCAAGCGGCTCCTGCTGCTTACAGACGTTGCCGGTATCCTTGATGCGGACAAAAACCTGCTTGAAGAACTGACAATCAAAGAAACTCTCGCACTCTTCGAAGACGGTACACTTCAGGGCGGCATGATCCCGAAAGTAAAATGCTGCCTCGAAGCCATAAACGATGGCGTAGGACGAGCAACCATCCTCGACGGACGTGTAGAAAACTCCGTACTGCTGGAACTCTTTACAGACAGCGGCATCGGCACGCAGATTCTTGGCGACAAGTAG
- a CDS encoding NHL repeat-containing protein → MHVLFSRILTSIVTVLSFILVAFSTYSLAAISVHVTSDGHDVSDAKVELWQAVPAGKPVFLEKATSDKQGKVAFNAHSATSNQPLYLISAGGKIKNDSVPNLSLFAIIPIPAPSSVILNELTTIGSLWPNAQQFALKEGLQGTANGLVIGSSQVDNLINVSTGYFSKVALNSANLTQSETVARMNTLGALVSLCGANSHKGLCNEFLAINSSSSTLESLLKIAKAPYLQTQNYFSLFDKAFPYPKGEQRRDVNFLPYLSFVPDDFSLQIKFTGGGIYSPGRMMFDNRANLWSGQNWMPGSQSGLISSIGGGVVRLGPDGSPISPAITGYNGQGLDGVGWGTTVSNDKVWISTFNKKVGVFDLDGKPLGPAKVDGKVGMLQGLATSPNGDVWICDNQLNQMLKFPNGDHNRGEVVNVSGLQRPFAVAVDNNNVVWVTNSASMTVTRFPADSPSEAKQIKVGVAPRGLAVDSLGNVWVAANLSPGYPLPKIPKGAGILEEFKISIENILAHEKQVPVTGNVTMISPEGKVLKSDLLNGKINGGWGVSIDGDDTVFVSNFLGTGFMHMCGAKEDVCPQGVSSGDLIHYYRSGLMEEVTDTMIDEAGNVWVANNWNVISALLDENPDRRTSTMGGGDGIVVIYGIAKPVLNPLIGAVRPVSR, encoded by the coding sequence ATGCACGTATTGTTTTCCCGTATTCTGACAAGTATTGTTACCGTCTTATCTTTTATTCTAGTAGCATTCAGCACATACTCGTTAGCCGCGATATCAGTACACGTAACGTCTGATGGGCATGATGTTTCCGATGCAAAAGTTGAGCTTTGGCAAGCTGTTCCAGCTGGGAAACCTGTTTTTTTAGAAAAAGCTACCTCAGATAAGCAGGGGAAAGTTGCGTTTAATGCCCATTCCGCAACGTCAAACCAGCCGCTATACCTCATAAGTGCTGGTGGAAAAATCAAAAATGATTCGGTTCCTAATTTAAGCTTATTTGCGATTATCCCTATTCCTGCTCCTTCATCAGTTATTCTTAATGAATTAACAACTATTGGATCGTTATGGCCGAATGCCCAGCAGTTTGCTTTAAAAGAAGGGCTTCAAGGAACTGCCAACGGGCTTGTTATTGGTTCATCTCAGGTTGATAATTTGATAAATGTTTCAACGGGCTATTTTAGCAAAGTAGCTTTAAATTCTGCTAACTTGACCCAATCTGAAACTGTTGCACGAATGAATACGCTGGGTGCTCTAGTTTCACTTTGCGGAGCGAATAGCCATAAAGGTCTTTGTAACGAATTTTTGGCTATTAATTCCTCTTCTTCTACATTGGAGTCTTTACTTAAAATTGCCAAGGCTCCTTATCTTCAAACTCAAAATTATTTTTCGCTATTCGATAAAGCGTTTCCTTACCCTAAAGGGGAACAACGACGAGATGTTAACTTTCTTCCTTACTTAAGCTTTGTTCCAGACGACTTTTCGCTACAAATCAAGTTTACCGGAGGAGGAATCTATTCTCCGGGAAGAATGATGTTTGATAATAGAGCCAATCTTTGGAGCGGGCAAAATTGGATGCCAGGTTCTCAATCTGGACTGATTAGTTCAATTGGTGGAGGAGTTGTTCGTCTTGGGCCGGATGGTTCTCCCATTTCTCCTGCGATTACAGGCTATAATGGGCAGGGGCTTGATGGTGTTGGTTGGGGCACTACTGTTTCAAACGATAAAGTATGGATTTCAACATTCAATAAAAAAGTAGGGGTGTTTGATTTAGATGGAAAACCTCTCGGGCCAGCAAAAGTAGACGGAAAGGTGGGAATGCTACAAGGGCTTGCAACATCTCCAAATGGTGATGTTTGGATTTGTGACAACCAGCTAAATCAAATGCTTAAATTCCCAAATGGTGATCACAATCGGGGGGAAGTCGTTAACGTTTCAGGTTTACAAAGACCTTTTGCCGTTGCTGTTGATAATAATAACGTGGTTTGGGTGACAAATTCAGCGTCCATGACTGTAACTCGCTTCCCTGCAGATAGTCCTTCTGAAGCAAAACAAATCAAAGTGGGAGTTGCTCCTCGTGGGTTAGCTGTTGATTCCCTTGGCAACGTTTGGGTCGCAGCAAATCTTTCTCCGGGATATCCATTGCCAAAAATACCAAAAGGGGCTGGAATTTTGGAGGAGTTCAAGATTTCAATAGAGAATATCCTTGCACATGAGAAGCAAGTTCCGGTTACAGGGAATGTGACAATGATCAGTCCCGAAGGGAAAGTGCTGAAGTCGGACCTGCTTAATGGGAAAATTAATGGAGGATGGGGCGTCAGTATTGATGGAGACGACACTGTGTTTGTTTCAAATTTTTTGGGAACCGGATTTATGCATATGTGTGGTGCTAAAGAAGATGTTTGCCCACAAGGGGTATCTAGCGGTGATTTAATTCATTATTACCGTAGCGGCCTCATGGAAGAAGTGACTGATACGATGATTGATGAGGCAGGCAATGTATGGGTCGCAAATAACTGGAATGTGATTAGTGCACTGCTTGATGAAAATCCTGATCGCCGAACTTCAACGATGGGGGGAGGGGACGGAATTGTGGTTATCTACGGTATAGCAAAGCCGGTACTCAATCCTCTGATTGGTGCGGTCCGACCTGTTTCTAGATAG
- a CDS encoding nuclear transport factor 2 family protein, protein MPTYIERREKTDTALLETLVESLGVLLDLRLFNTLETMLTDEVTVDYTSLFGGEPHTASPKDVIYRWKESLCGFDATRHKLENIRVELKGQEATVKADATAIYFLHEHIWEGKGKYVFGCRFTAEGWKVRSLQFDFKSEKGTRDILEQAWALAEKKGKCDMSK, encoded by the coding sequence ATGCCAACCTATATTGAACGCAGAGAAAAAACAGATACAGCGCTCCTTGAAACCCTTGTTGAAAGTCTGGGGGTGCTGCTGGATTTACGATTATTCAATACCTTAGAGACGATGCTGACAGATGAAGTTACGGTGGATTATACTTCGCTGTTCGGTGGTGAACCGCATACGGCATCACCTAAGGACGTCATCTATCGCTGGAAAGAGTCTCTATGCGGGTTCGATGCAACACGACATAAGTTGGAAAACATAAGAGTGGAACTTAAAGGGCAGGAAGCCACAGTTAAAGCAGACGCAACAGCAATCTACTTTTTGCATGAGCACATTTGGGAAGGCAAAGGGAAGTATGTGTTTGGTTGTCGCTTCACTGCGGAAGGTTGGAAGGTAAGAAGTCTGCAATTTGATTTCAAAAGTGAAAAAGGAACCCGTGATATTCTCGAACAAGCTTGGGCGCTTGCAGAGAAAAAGGGAAAATGTGATATGAGCAAATAA
- a CDS encoding cupin domain-containing protein, which produces MTAQDVIKKFNLSPLPEEGGYFRVTYRASGSIPASALPDLGGDRQYSSCIYYLITPEQFSGLHAVKSAEIFHFYAGDPVQMVQINANGELHTCVLGSDLEKDHSPQVVVQPNVWQGTKLLSGGAWALLGCTVSPGFEYEDFINGTFDELSKTFPQHKELIREYTHM; this is translated from the coding sequence GTGACTGCTCAGGATGTTATTAAAAAGTTTAATCTAAGCCCGTTACCCGAAGAGGGCGGGTATTTTAGAGTAACGTACAGAGCCTCTGGGAGTATTCCTGCCAGTGCATTGCCGGATTTAGGTGGTGACAGGCAGTATTCATCATGCATTTACTATCTTATCACCCCTGAACAATTTTCCGGCCTCCATGCTGTAAAGTCCGCAGAGATTTTCCACTTCTATGCTGGCGATCCAGTTCAAATGGTGCAGATTAATGCCAATGGCGAACTGCATACATGTGTTCTTGGCTCTGATCTGGAAAAAGATCACTCACCTCAGGTCGTTGTTCAGCCTAACGTCTGGCAAGGCACAAAATTACTTTCTGGCGGAGCATGGGCGCTACTGGGATGCACTGTCTCTCCTGGCTTCGAATATGAAGATTTCATTAACGGAACTTTCGATGAGTTGTCGAAAACATTTCCTCAACACAAAGAACTCATCCGCGAATATACGCATATGTAG